The Fusarium oxysporum f. sp. lycopersici 4287 chromosome 6, whole genome shotgun sequence DNA segment AAGTAATTAAACTTGACAAGGGTTAGCTGACGGAAACGCGACGCGTTTCGTGTTCTAGGTTTTCTGATTTTCATCAGTACGGTATGTGAAACGCAGTGCGTTTCCATCGGGGAAAGTATGGGGCGAAAATGCTAGACGGTGATTGGTCAAAAAAGGAAACACAGTGCGTTTCTGCTGATAATTCTTGATTACCGGTAGATTCCTGATGTCAATTTCTTTGCTTTCAGAACAACATGCAACAAGTGATATTATTCCAACAACATGGGTTTAGAATAGGGAGCAAAAGGACAGGTCCAGCTGGGATGcattaaatattattattttgTATTTACTATAGGCCCATGCTAAGCCCTTTGCAACTAATTCAACGTCATCCTTGTGACGAACTTTCCTGACATTAAGGGCATTCTCAACAGCGGGCTTTATCTGCCTAGCAACAGTATCACGTCGCCAGTACTGGAAAGAACAGCCGAGAATGTCCGCGCCTTCATCAGGACGCGGTAATTGTCCCTACTGGCCCGTGTGATGTTTCGGGCATGGTCTCCAAATGGCCAACTGCTCGAGTAGCCAAGAGACGAAAAGACTCGGTGCTTCACGCAACGGCTCGAATGCGCAGGCTCGAGAGAAGCGATCAGGTGGTGGCGAAGCTTTATATGTAGCTGTGTCGCTTGTCCCGTTGATGTTGGTGGTCTTGCTGACGGGCCTGACGATAATAGCTTCAGGTTCAATAATGAGCCCAGCGGCAACAAGTTGGAGTGCGTCGCGGCATCATCCTCAAGTATTTAAATCAGATCTCTTACGCCCAACGATATTCATCCTGCTGAAAAATCCTCTCCTGCAGTTGGCGAGTCCTGGCTCAAGTAGCGTGAAGAGTTGTCAACCTCaggtgttggttgttgtGCGATAGGAGACTCGGGAGATGACGGCACAGCTTGTCTTTGTGTATATTCTCTTTCGGTGGGTGAAGGGGTTTGTGGAGGACTGTATGAAGTTTGAGGCTTGAACGATGGGCGGATTTGACGCTTTGGTCGAGCGATGGTCGTGTCGCTGGGTTTGGCGACCTTGCGGCGAGGCTGGGCGTCATGTGTTGAGTCTTCggcttcctcgtcctctGTTCGACGCTTTCTCTTCTGGTGCTTGGTTTGATGCTCGACCGCGTCTGTTTCAACATCCACATCGGTATTGCTGGGGGGCTCGATAGCATGGTCGTGAGATGACGGTAGAGACTTCGTATTGATCGATTTGGCAGCTCTGGCTTTGCGCCTTTCCTCCCTCGCTCGCCTTCTTGTCTGTCGCTTGGCCTCAACAGCGACAATGTCTATGCCAGCTTTTGCATACGTGCGAACAGTAACCTCGCGTATCATTCGCTGCAAGGGGCTACGGTGTTCCTCGTCGGTGTCGTTGTCGGAGCAGCTCATGCTAATGGGGACGGCAGCTGATTCCTCGTCCTCGGGGTCGACGAAACGCAGGCCCTGCAGACATTTGGGAACTGGGTCATTTTCGATAGCGTAGAGACGCCGATCAAGTCGCTCGAGGAACTCGGGGTCAGGTCCAGTGAAGCACATGGGGAGAATCGGCGTCGATGGAAACGTCACCAATTTGGCGCCGAAGGTCGGGACTGGGTCATCAAGAGGCTGCGCGATAAGATAAGCACAGTTCAAACCATCATTCAACGTGCTTAGATACTTACTCCGTACTGTTTCTCATAACTGTCAGCTAGGCATTGCCGCCAGCCGCGTTTTCTCTGTCCTGAGGACATGTGCAGCGATTGTCGATTAATGGTGTTGAGTCGAAAAACAGAAAGCCAGACGCCAAATTGACGCGTCGAGTAACGGAAGAATGATAGCCCGCTGATGACGCTTTGTCAGATGCTTCATACCATGGAACACGCCATTGGTCATATCTTTCTGTCCCGAGATACAGTACCTACCCTGCACTCCCCCAAAATCATTTACCCCACCATCACTGTTTATTTtatctcaacctcaagctcatGTAGAACCGAACTAGATATCTCGGAGTTATGGATGTCTCAGATATTCCAAGTAGCCAAGAGACGGTCGAGGACCCTACTTTACCAGGGTCCTCAGCTGAAGGGGCCACTATCATTCTGACACCAGAAAACGCTGAGGCACGACTGGCATTCCATGATGTTGCGGAATGGCTGCACACACAAACCGACGATCCTGATAACCAAGCTGCGCAACTACACACACGAAAGTGCATGTGGATCTCTTCAAAGCAACAAAATGATCCTGAAGCCGCGCTTCAAGGAGCATCGGAAAgcctttcatcatcatcaccaattTCATCGCCACGGGATCCAAAATCATCGTCCCGCTCAAACAAAAAAGATGAGAGTCGAGACCGTTACGAAATCTGGAAAGGCCACTACTTCATATTTCTCGATAACCCCCCGCGAAATCCGTCAAGAGGATGGGTAGTTGGGGCTCTGAGAGATGCCCCCCATTTGAACGATATCGTCCTTTGTTTACATTCTGGTAACGACAAGATGTACAAGGTTCGACGCAATCAAGCTATCTTTCAAATCGATGAAACAAGTTTTGTATCTGTGCAGCCAATAACTAGCAAATCTGCGACCAAGGTCAACGGGGATAAGATCTCCGACAAGAGAGTTTTCAATCAGTCATCTGCTCAGCTTGCGTTTGGATCCCTCTGCTACCGAATCGAGTATGCTCGAGCGTCTTACGCTGACGACTATCCCAACAGAGTCCAGCGTTACTTGAAAGAGCATCTCAACATTCATACCACTCTATTGAACCTATCACtgacaccaacaccatctgAAAACAGCCCCATTACCATCGGACAATGGACTATCAGCGCAGGTACTATAGGCAAAGGAGCATCTGGAATGGTCAGCATCGCCTCGAATGTCCAGGGTCAACGTGTTGCTTTGAAAAGAGTGCAAGTAGGAAGAGACAGGGAGCGCGTACGGAAAGTTCAAATAAAGCTAGAGACACTTGCTGCATTGAGCCTGAAGAAGAACGAAAACCGCTTGCTGCGACTTATCGAAGTTATCACGGATGATGTGAGATCAACTAATAGGATAGCCGATGTTTGGTTTGTTCAAGAACCAGCTGCTCAGGAAATACTTTCCACTGCCCTCACCAGGGGTCTGTTCAAACAAGGTCATGAGAGGTGAGATCAACACTAATAGCACAACTTCACCGCACGAGCTTACCAGCCAGGATACCTATCATTACAACCGTTCTGGCAGATATACTCGGCGCTGCAAACTTCCTCCACAGAAATAACTGGATGCACGGAGATCTCAAACCCGCCAACATTGGTATCCGAACTTGGACCGCCGAGTGCAAATCTATAGTGCTGctcgatctcgacgatgCTGAGGAAAGCCCCTTTCCAGGTAGACATCACCCTGCTCGACCTGGAACCGGTGGAACCATTGGGTGGCTAGCTCCTGAGCGAGAGATGACGGGATACAACGAGTTGGCTGATACCTGGAGCATCGGTGTCATCGCCATTGAGATGATTTGGGGGCGCCATCCATGGCGACAGTGGAAGAATCCTTGGAGAACAGGCTCTGAGGCTAGTCAGTTGCAGAAAGAGTTTCAAGACATGTATGGAGAAGCCATTGAATCTTTAAACAAGCTTCATAATGAGGGTATGACCTGGCTTGGTGCGATTTACGTTGTGTAAGAGCGGTGCTGATTTTCTTGCTAGCTTTGAGAAACGCTGTTCTTGGCATGGTGCGGCATCCGTATGCTGTGACACCAGCACAATGCCAATCAAGACTTACAGCTAAAGAGGCTCTGAGTCTTCTGACGGATGCTGAGAATGGTGGAAACTCTAGTAAGCGACATAGAGCGTCTTGAGATAGATATCTGGAGGCTTGCGCGGGCTAAGTTGCACTAGACGATACCTTTCGTATAGAGCTTGGGTAATTCGTAGTGAGTAGGATTTTAGTTACTATAGACCCAAAGAAAATAAAACATAGAGAACTGTAAGACAGACCTCTTCCTAGAATGGGCCCCCCTTGGGGACTGAGTTCACAGGCACACACAGAGACACATTAACCCGACCTGTGGCATTGGCCAACTCGAACTTGGACATGTTCATGATTGTAAGATGACGTATGGAACCGACTAATAAAAGCGAAATCATGCAACATAACTACTACCCAGTTACAAGTAGATCGTTAGTTAGCAAAGCAATATTAGCCCTCATAGGTTCCGGTGACAAGCTCTCAGGAAGGAAACGGTCGAACACAACCAAATCCTCAAACTGATCGTCCTCGTGACACCGGACAATTTGCTCATCGGATGGAAAAAGAACTGTGGAACACTATCCTTTGGGAGATATTAACATCGGCAGCCCTTAGCATGTAGGACAGGAAAGACAGGTCGATTGGATAAACTCGTGGCCTAGAAGCAAATCAAGGCCGGAGTAACTGCTTGTCATGTCGCTTCATAACGAGGGTATTGGTAGAAAACGCAGGCGGTGAGGTGGTATGATTGATGGACGTAGAGATGAATCCGGGGATTAGgtaggaggaggaggggggCAAGAGAAGACTAGTCGCCTACAGGGGGGCACTGAGGGCTATTATGAAGCTAAGCCAAGGTGATAGCAGCACGGTCACCTGTTGCCCATCATTAAAGCATAAAACAAGACATTAGGCCAGGCTATTCTCGAAATCCGGCGTTCAACAGTGTTCATAAACCCATATCAAAATAACCAATTACACTGAAGCCTGGTGTTACTGTTATTGAACACGACACAATTAGATACTGCCTCAAGACACTCGTGCAAGAACAGATGGGAGATTGGCTTGGGTGTATGTTGAATAAAGATTCCCTCTGGTCTAAACTTTTCTGACTTGATGCTATTCTGCTACAGAGACCTCCTTGACATGTTCCAACCTCGTATATAGCGATGTGCCATTCACCATCTTCGAGCACAGCTTTCTTCGGAAGATCTTCCACCATTTCGACAGTGATTTAGTACTCCAGATGGCGTGGAGTGGTAGTTCTGTCACTAGAGAGATACATCGACTCTTTGAAGCGAAGCGGGATACCATCAAAGCAGAGCTCCGCAACGCTTTGACAGCGGTGCATATCAGCTTCGACCTCTGGACGTCACCGAATCACTTTGCAATCATGGCTGTATTTGCGCACTTTATAGATCAACTGGGTCATCAGCAATCCCGTCTGCTGGTTCTGCGTCGTCAATTTGGTGCTCATAGTGGCGAGAACCTCGCCGGTTCTCTGATCGACATCGTCCACGAATGGGAGATTGAGGGGCGCGTTGGCTGTGCCATCTCTGATAACATGACGGCAAATGATACTTGCCTGTACTATATGTACCAGCGGCTCGATCCATCGATGAGACCTGTTGATATCAAAGCCCGCCGGATGCGATGCTATGGGCACACGCTCAATCTCGTCGCGCGTGCCTTTCTCTTTGGCAAAGACGCCGAGTCATTCGAGCTGGAGTCTGACATCAACGGCATGCGCGGTCTTGTTGAGCAGGACCTGGATCATTGGCGCACGAAGGGACCAATTGGGAAGCTCCGCAACATTGTCAAGTTTATCCGTTCATCGCCGCAGCGGAGCGAACAGTTCAAGCGAGTTGCCCGAGAGCAGGATCACGAGGAATACCGGCTCTGCGAGGAATCCACGGCCGAGCTCGAGGTTGTCATGAACAACGAAACGCGGTGGAACTCCACTTACATGATGCATGAGAGGGCTTTGCGAAAGCAGACAGATATCAGAGCATTTATCTTTGCaactcaagaagaggaagacgggGCAAGACGGATCCCGGCGGAGGACATATTGTCCAGCGAAGACTGGCGGGTTCTTGGCGAAGTCAACGAGATTCTCAAACCCATATACCTTCAGACGATGCGGACGCAAGGCTGGGGTAAAGGTGACAGCCATGGACACCTGTGGGAGGTGCTGATAGGAATGGAATATCTGTTGGAGCATTTTGAGGACTGGAAGGTCTTCTATAGTGAGGTTACGGAGGAAACAATGGGAGAAACTCAAGTGGATGCTGCGGAGCGGATTGCAACGGCGTCAGCAAATTTCCGAGTGTCCAACGGTCGGCCAAGCCGCGTTCGCCGTCCCCCTGCCCgctttgaggaggatgaggtttACGTGCTACCACAGCGGAGTCAACCTCCGAGATTCGTAGAATCTGCCTTACCGTTGCATTCTCGGGCTGATTATTCTACGGCGGAGAAACGATCGGCGTCCGAGACGTCGCAAAAGAGCACATTACCAGCGGACCATCGAGCCTACATCCGGGCATCAATCAACAACGggtggaagaagctgaacgAGTATTATGACAAGCTCGGAGAATCTCCCTTGTTTGCGGCAGCAATCATTCTTCACCCGAGGTTCGGGATCAGCTGGTTAGAGGCGACTTGGGTGTCTGAGGAGCAACTCGCTTGGGTTCGTGATGCCAAGGCTGGAATCAAGGATTACTTCACCCGTTGGTACGACGCGAATCAGGGACTATGTGAGGAAACAATGAAGTACGACGCAGCGCCAAGGACGATGGGCCAAGAGGATGATCAGTACACTCAATGGATTAACAGCAAGACGAAGAAAGCGTTTGCGACGGGTGGCAGTGTCGGCGAGCTCGAAAGGTACCTCCGTCTCGAGCCACAGGATACGCAGGATGCTACCCAATGGTGGAGAGACCACAGGGCTTCGTTTCCTTCACTGAGCAGCTTTGCCCTGGATGTCTTTGCTATTCCAGCGATGGCGAGCGATTGTGAGAGACAATTCAGCCTAGCGAAGCTGACGTTGACTTCTCAGAGGCTCTCGATAGGCGCAGATACATTGGAACATGTTCAATGCCTCAAGAACTGGGTCAGGCAGGGCGGAGTAAGGTTAGGTAGTTGGGTGGGTAGCTGAGTGTTGGTGTACACGAGGGGATGACTTCGGGTAGGGGTCTCCACTCACGGAATTGAAAAGGgtatcaatcaaatcaaacaaatcaactttgagctcaagggctgtcaatcaaatcaactttggCCCCgaagttgatttgattgacaTATGATGAGCGCTGGAGACCGCTAT contains these protein-coding regions:
- a CDS encoding STE protein kinase, yielding MDVSDIPSSQETVEDPTLPGSSAEGATIILTPENAEARLAFHDVAEWLHTQTDDPDNQAAQLHTRKCMWISSKQQNDPEAALQGASESLSSSSPISSPRDPKSSSRSNKKDESRDRYEIWKGHYFIFLDNPPRNPSRGWVVGALRDAPHLNDIVLCLHSGNDKMYKVRRNQAIFQIDETSFVSVQPITSKSATKVNGDKISDKRVFNQSSAQLAFGSLCYRIEYARASYADDYPNRVQRYLKEHLNIHTTLLNLSLTPTPSENSPITIGQWTISAGTIGKGASGMVSIASNVQGQRVALKRVQVGRDRERVRKVQIKLETLAALSLKKNENRLLRLIEVITDDVRSTNRIADVWFVQEPAAQEILSTALTRAQLHRTSLPARIPIITTVLADILGAANFLHRNNWMHGDLKPANIGIRTWTAECKSIVLLDLDDAEESPFPGRHHPARPGTGGTIGWLAPEREMTGYNELADTWSIGVIAIEMIWGRHPWRQWKNPWRTGSEASQLQKEFQDMYGEAIESLNKLHNEGMTWLGAIYVV